In Microbacterium esteraromaticum, the following proteins share a genomic window:
- a CDS encoding YbdD/YjiX family protein codes for MSATQHELRSAPDVVWRRVRRAASGIRWYLTTLMGDRAYDTYVAHQRAHHPDAPVPTERQFWRDRMREQDRNPGARCC; via the coding sequence ATGAGCGCCACGCAGCACGAGCTGCGCTCCGCACCCGACGTCGTGTGGCGCCGGGTGCGGAGGGCGGCCTCGGGCATCCGGTGGTACCTCACCACTCTGATGGGCGACCGCGCGTACGACACGTACGTCGCGCATCAGCGAGCGCACCACCCGGATGCCCCGGTGCCGACCGAGCGCCAGTTCTGGCGCGACCGCATGCGCGAGCAGGATCGCAACCCCGGCGCGCGCTGCTGCTGA
- the truA gene encoding tRNA pseudouridine(38-40) synthase TruA — translation MRIRLDIAYDGTHFRGWAKQPGLRTVQGTIEAALARIVGSKAQLVVAGRTDAGVHASDQVAHVDLDESQWSRVQTRHGHAAADPAGSLARRIRGVLGSYPDVTVTRTSVAPDGFDARFSAVWRRYIYRLADATVGYDPMRRNDTTTIPAALDVDRMDAAAQTLIGLHDFAAYCKPREEATTIRTLLDYRWTRDHDGVLVAEVKADAFCHSMVRALVGACAAVGEGKLEVADVARLRDELTRTSAFKVLPARGLTLAEVGYPADELLASRAEQTRARRDRDGEDGHEPDDA, via the coding sequence GTGCGCATCCGTCTCGACATCGCCTATGACGGCACCCATTTCCGTGGCTGGGCGAAGCAGCCGGGCCTGCGCACGGTGCAGGGCACGATCGAGGCGGCACTCGCGCGCATCGTCGGATCCAAGGCCCAGCTGGTGGTGGCCGGAAGGACGGATGCCGGTGTGCACGCCTCGGATCAGGTGGCGCACGTAGATCTCGATGAGAGCCAGTGGTCTCGGGTGCAGACGCGTCATGGCCACGCCGCCGCCGATCCGGCGGGGTCGCTCGCCCGCCGCATCCGAGGGGTGCTCGGAAGCTACCCCGATGTCACCGTCACCCGCACGAGCGTCGCACCCGACGGGTTCGACGCGCGCTTCTCCGCAGTCTGGCGCCGGTACATCTACCGGCTGGCCGACGCGACGGTCGGCTACGACCCGATGCGCCGGAACGACACGACGACGATCCCCGCGGCTCTCGATGTCGACCGGATGGATGCCGCGGCCCAGACCCTCATCGGGCTGCACGACTTCGCCGCGTACTGCAAGCCCCGGGAAGAGGCGACGACGATCCGCACCCTGCTCGACTACCGATGGACGCGCGATCACGACGGCGTGCTCGTCGCCGAGGTGAAGGCCGACGCCTTCTGCCACAGCATGGTGCGCGCGCTGGTGGGCGCATGCGCCGCGGTCGGGGAGGGAAAGCTCGAGGTCGCCGACGTCGCGCGGCTGCGCGACGAGCTCACCCGCACGAGCGCGTTCAAGGTGCTGCCGGCTCGGGGCCTCACCCTTGCCGAGGTCGGCTACCCGGCCGACGAGCTTCTGGCGTCCCGCGCCGAGCAGACTCGCGCTCGTCGCGACCGTGACGGCGAAGACGGGCACGAGCCCGACGATGCGTGA
- a CDS encoding endonuclease/exonuclease/phosphatase family protein, translated as MRVISYNLRKHRAATELAELVAAHDPDILCLQECDTAALSDAIGGLSLVHTTSGNRLGLAMYLRRNQFTVEQVRTIGLKKSLHDRVLKPAHERVLGARLRDIDTGRGLIVASFHAAPLTALNSLRRNQIRAGLDALQELGPGMPVLMVGDYNYPVFKESLGQTVRDHGYTLTLSDDRTYTRYRVFKGHYDFATSVGFDISKITTLPQATSDHRPILITAEAA; from the coding sequence ATGAGAGTCATCTCGTACAACCTTCGCAAGCACCGTGCCGCGACCGAGCTGGCCGAACTGGTCGCGGCGCACGACCCCGACATCCTCTGCCTGCAGGAGTGCGACACGGCAGCGCTCTCGGATGCCATCGGCGGGCTGTCCCTCGTGCACACGACCAGCGGAAACCGGCTGGGTCTTGCGATGTACCTGCGTCGCAATCAGTTCACAGTCGAGCAGGTGCGCACGATCGGGCTGAAGAAGTCACTGCACGACCGCGTGCTGAAGCCGGCGCACGAGCGGGTGCTGGGGGCACGGCTGCGCGACATCGACACCGGCCGGGGGCTGATCGTCGCCTCGTTCCATGCGGCGCCGCTGACCGCGTTGAACTCTCTGCGGCGCAATCAGATCAGGGCGGGGCTCGATGCGCTGCAGGAGCTCGGTCCCGGGATGCCCGTGCTCATGGTGGGCGACTACAACTACCCGGTTTTCAAAGAGAGCCTCGGCCAGACCGTGCGCGACCACGGCTACACGCTGACCCTGAGCGACGACCGCACCTACACCCGCTACCGGGTGTTCAAAGGTCACTACGACTTCGCGACATCGGTCGGCTTCGACATCTCGAAGATCACCACGCTGCCGCAGGCCACGAGCGATCACCGACCGATCCTCATCACCGCTGAGGCGGCGTAG
- a CDS encoding nucleotidyltransferase family protein, which produces MLAPEVPVWALTHLTHAALQRTADRVGADVLHIKGPSTLRSLRRGRHDSTDADVLVRPAHISALIAGMQEEGWQLFTDFDEGSPFGHAANFTHPSWTYADIHRAVPGPLAAPDAVFERLWTSRTEVLIGHRPCTVLSLPAQVLMQSLHSARSHGLEPADAWALCPDDHRDAVRALAAELQAETAFAAGIGELDAHADAPDHALWAYWSASEGDRLDEWQARLRSASTFAAKLSVLRQAMRVNRTHLRLRLEREPSRGDVAREHAARAAHAVRSVASHLFRRFGRSS; this is translated from the coding sequence ATGCTTGCGCCCGAGGTTCCCGTCTGGGCGCTCACGCACCTCACTCACGCAGCACTGCAGCGCACAGCCGACCGGGTGGGCGCGGACGTGCTGCACATCAAGGGACCGTCGACCCTGCGGTCGCTGCGCAGGGGGCGGCACGACTCCACCGACGCCGATGTGCTGGTGCGGCCCGCGCATATCTCCGCACTCATCGCCGGGATGCAGGAGGAGGGCTGGCAGCTGTTCACCGACTTCGACGAGGGGTCGCCGTTCGGCCATGCCGCGAACTTCACCCATCCGTCATGGACCTATGCCGACATCCATCGCGCCGTGCCCGGGCCCCTCGCTGCTCCCGATGCCGTCTTCGAGCGCCTCTGGACGTCACGCACGGAGGTGCTCATCGGCCATCGGCCCTGCACCGTGCTGTCGCTACCCGCCCAGGTGCTGATGCAGTCGCTGCACTCAGCCCGGTCGCACGGCCTAGAGCCCGCGGATGCCTGGGCACTGTGCCCGGACGATCACCGCGACGCCGTGCGCGCGCTGGCGGCCGAGCTGCAGGCCGAGACGGCTTTCGCCGCTGGAATCGGCGAGCTTGACGCCCATGCGGACGCCCCCGATCACGCTCTCTGGGCCTACTGGTCTGCTTCCGAAGGAGACCGACTCGACGAGTGGCAGGCACGTCTGCGCAGCGCGTCGACGTTCGCCGCGAAACTGTCGGTGCTGCGCCAGGCAATGCGGGTGAACCGCACGCACCTGCGTCTGCGACTCGAGCGCGAGCCCTCACGCGGTGACGTCGCTCGCGAGCACGCGGCGCGCGCCGCGCACGCTGTGCGATCAGTCGCTTCGCACCTGTTCCGGCGCTTCGGGCGGTCGTCGTGA
- a CDS encoding ATP-binding protein — protein sequence MATTERDSQLVLSLFDERWLIDLSAFSDPAPYVERLRHLWARGVIDTTGHDVVFRPLPAGADRNDPDGAVTAFIAERDDGSFPYAFSRAMTQALISRLTGSGLLLHAAGLASPEGGRGVVLVASSGTGKSTAARTLGRRFGYLSDELMRVDAEHRMQGLTKPLSIIVPGFPGGKDESSPDDVGLAAAPREAPELAAVVCLSRSTDAVAAVLEPISVHEFIAEVLPQSSSIWRGERPLHHLVEAGVLGGGPYRLRYSEIVEAEELIASLLSRDARAAVTHEWVGHLPHDEERWTTTDASVARLPEVLSDDAVVSRMPWTDAIESEGEISVLAGAEFSRIAGIAAPIWLACARQQTVRELREMLDREFGPHPEAVELMRAALAELASRRLVRLDEI from the coding sequence GTGGCGACGACCGAGCGCGATTCGCAACTGGTGCTGAGCCTGTTCGACGAACGCTGGCTGATCGATCTCTCGGCCTTCTCGGACCCGGCTCCGTATGTCGAGCGGCTGCGGCATCTGTGGGCGCGTGGCGTCATCGACACGACCGGCCACGACGTGGTGTTCCGCCCGCTTCCCGCGGGCGCAGACCGGAATGACCCAGACGGAGCCGTGACGGCGTTCATCGCCGAACGCGATGACGGATCGTTCCCCTACGCCTTCTCCCGGGCGATGACCCAGGCTCTGATCTCGCGCCTCACCGGTTCGGGACTGCTGCTGCACGCTGCCGGTCTCGCGTCGCCTGAAGGGGGTCGCGGCGTCGTGCTCGTGGCCTCGTCCGGCACGGGGAAGAGCACCGCGGCTCGCACCCTGGGCCGTCGGTTCGGGTATCTCAGCGACGAGCTGATGCGGGTCGATGCCGAGCACCGCATGCAGGGCCTCACCAAGCCCCTGTCGATCATCGTTCCGGGCTTCCCTGGTGGCAAGGACGAGTCGTCTCCCGATGACGTGGGTCTCGCTGCGGCGCCCAGGGAGGCGCCGGAGCTTGCCGCGGTCGTGTGTCTGTCACGGAGCACCGACGCCGTAGCGGCCGTGCTCGAGCCGATCAGCGTGCACGAGTTCATCGCGGAGGTTCTTCCGCAGTCGTCGTCGATCTGGCGCGGTGAACGGCCGCTGCACCATCTGGTCGAGGCCGGCGTGCTCGGAGGAGGCCCGTACCGGCTGCGGTACTCGGAGATCGTCGAGGCCGAAGAGCTGATCGCGTCGCTTCTCAGCCGGGATGCCCGGGCCGCCGTGACCCACGAATGGGTCGGGCATCTGCCTCATGACGAGGAGCGTTGGACGACGACCGATGCCTCGGTGGCGCGATTGCCGGAAGTGCTCTCGGACGACGCCGTGGTGAGCCGGATGCCCTGGACCGACGCCATCGAGTCGGAAGGCGAGATCTCGGTGCTCGCTGGTGCGGAGTTCTCACGGATCGCCGGAATCGCGGCGCCCATCTGGCTCGCGTGCGCGCGGCAGCAGACGGTACGAGAGCTGCGCGAGATGCTCGATCGGGAGTTCGGCCCGCACCCGGAGGCAGTCGAGCTGATGCGCGCAGCTCTGGCGGAGTTGGCGTCCCGAAGGCTTGTGCGGCTCGACGAGATCTGA
- a CDS encoding glycosyltransferase — MEAIDHVTLATNNGAIGGGEVMLLRIAEALRELSVGVTVVTPATPGGVGDAAKEAGFETVQLHVDNRVSWMWQLRRWDARHRKGMLWCNGLVPATATWGHGRRIVHLHQHPDGLHRVLSALSRVGAVATLVPSAHMLRSVPGARVMPNWTALMPRSERSPRPDDPFTVGFLGRLGPDKGVHVLARAMRLLDEQEPGRYRLALAGEPLFVAKSKVAQVEEALAEVDALIDRVGWVRPTEFFDTIDLLVVPSLADESFGLVAAEAMSAHVPVLVSDAGALPEVVGGETGMVTPKGDPEALAQRIARVAAGDADEGVAQQHARWAANYSPEAGTGRVRELLSTLIR, encoded by the coding sequence GTGGAGGCCATCGATCACGTCACACTTGCGACCAACAACGGCGCAATCGGTGGTGGCGAAGTGATGCTTCTGCGTATCGCAGAAGCCCTGCGCGAGCTGTCGGTCGGAGTGACGGTTGTGACTCCTGCCACCCCTGGAGGGGTCGGCGACGCCGCGAAAGAGGCAGGCTTCGAGACAGTGCAGCTGCACGTCGACAACCGGGTGTCGTGGATGTGGCAGCTGCGCAGATGGGACGCCCGCCATCGCAAGGGGATGCTGTGGTGCAACGGGCTCGTGCCCGCGACCGCCACATGGGGTCATGGCAGGCGCATCGTGCACCTGCACCAGCACCCTGATGGCCTCCACCGTGTGCTGAGCGCGCTCTCGCGCGTCGGCGCGGTCGCGACGCTCGTGCCGTCGGCCCACATGCTGCGCTCGGTGCCAGGTGCCCGCGTGATGCCCAACTGGACGGCGCTGATGCCGCGCAGTGAGCGAAGCCCCCGGCCCGATGATCCCTTCACCGTCGGCTTCCTCGGCCGCCTCGGGCCCGACAAAGGCGTGCACGTGCTCGCCCGGGCGATGCGCCTGCTCGATGAGCAGGAACCAGGTCGGTACCGTCTGGCGCTCGCAGGCGAGCCGCTGTTCGTCGCGAAGTCGAAGGTCGCCCAGGTCGAGGAAGCGCTGGCGGAGGTCGACGCGCTCATCGACCGGGTCGGCTGGGTGCGGCCGACGGAGTTCTTCGACACGATCGACCTCCTCGTGGTTCCGTCGTTGGCGGATGAGTCATTCGGTCTTGTGGCTGCCGAGGCCATGTCGGCGCACGTACCCGTCCTCGTCAGCGACGCGGGCGCTCTGCCCGAGGTCGTCGGCGGTGAGACGGGAATGGTGACCCCCAAGGGTGACCCCGAAGCTCTCGCCCAGAGGATCGCGCGGGTCGCCGCGGGAGACGCAGATGAGGGTGTGGCTCAGCAGCACGCGCGATGGGCCGCGAACTACTCGCCTGAGGCGGGCACGGGCCGCGTCCGTGAGCTGCTGAGCACGCTGATCCGGTAA
- a CDS encoding O-antigen ligase family protein, with product MTLASPTARAARAISGATLVPTAHSARILDAVLMGLIVVRVSLPGTPFPVAQIGIAVLVIVGCFRRPTRSFVHAWWVPAAMLGLLAFLVIETWLQGIDPVRRAGNLAILIVMSLFLASGRIDVGSAVKGIGVGLLLNGALFYAGVAPDNYQGRLTGFLEDKNAGALVIALGTFLLFLVIRSRWGRLLLVVAGAAAIAATDSRTTMAASFVALVWLLSSRYLRRTAQLATLGMAFLAFLWADDNLATIGDYGETREGSDEFRSRIDAASSLKAAAAPWHGFGLGEATVSLDSGTWFFHNAYEALIVEGGFVLAAVVLGLFVVAGLGLAPRAVGVDVTSGESRVITAATLVVFCCALRLGEVFLAPIGLVVLGIGIARMLPPLPSGQPASEHR from the coding sequence ATGACCCTCGCCAGTCCGACAGCTCGCGCTGCCCGTGCGATCAGCGGCGCGACTCTCGTCCCGACTGCGCACTCCGCACGCATCCTCGATGCGGTTCTGATGGGCCTCATCGTGGTCCGGGTCAGCCTGCCAGGCACGCCCTTCCCCGTCGCTCAGATCGGCATCGCCGTGCTCGTCATCGTCGGCTGCTTCAGGCGACCGACTAGGTCGTTCGTTCACGCGTGGTGGGTTCCCGCCGCGATGCTGGGGCTCCTCGCGTTTCTGGTCATCGAGACCTGGCTTCAGGGCATAGACCCCGTCCGTCGGGCCGGCAACCTCGCGATTCTCATCGTCATGTCGCTCTTCTTGGCGAGCGGCCGCATCGACGTCGGCTCCGCAGTGAAGGGCATCGGCGTCGGCCTGCTTCTCAACGGTGCCCTGTTCTATGCCGGGGTCGCCCCAGACAACTACCAGGGGCGTCTGACCGGGTTCCTGGAGGACAAGAACGCCGGGGCGCTCGTGATCGCGCTTGGCACGTTCCTTCTGTTCCTCGTGATCAGGAGCCGTTGGGGCCGGCTGCTGCTCGTGGTCGCAGGCGCTGCGGCGATCGCGGCCACGGATTCACGCACCACCATGGCGGCCAGCTTCGTCGCGCTCGTATGGCTTCTGTCCAGCCGCTACCTGCGCCGCACCGCGCAGCTGGCGACTCTGGGAATGGCGTTCCTGGCCTTTCTCTGGGCCGACGACAACCTCGCGACGATCGGCGATTACGGAGAGACCCGCGAGGGTTCCGACGAGTTCCGCAGCAGGATCGATGCGGCGTCGTCGCTGAAAGCAGCCGCCGCACCCTGGCATGGGTTCGGCCTCGGGGAAGCCACCGTGTCGCTCGACAGCGGCACGTGGTTCTTCCACAACGCGTACGAGGCCCTGATCGTCGAAGGGGGCTTCGTCCTCGCGGCCGTCGTCCTCGGGCTCTTCGTCGTCGCCGGACTCGGGCTCGCCCCGCGCGCCGTCGGCGTCGATGTGACGTCCGGCGAATCTCGCGTCATCACCGCCGCGACGCTGGTCGTCTTCTGCTGCGCTCTTCGCCTGGGAGAGGTGTTCCTCGCTCCCATCGGCCTCGTCGTCCTCGGCATCGGGATTGCGCGCATGCTCCCGCCGCTGCCCTCAGGTCAGCCCGCTTCCGAGCACCGCTGA